The Muntiacus reevesi chromosome 5, mMunRee1.1, whole genome shotgun sequence genome segment CTGGTAGGGAGTTGTGTTCGAGGCTGCAGAAATCAGGACAGGCTGGGCCTGAGACAGTCCTGTTAGATTTGGGGTGAAGAGGGCTTGGGACTTTTTAAGGAAGGTGGAGGCTAGAAGGAGCTGTAACAGTGGTGGCCGGTAGaacctgattttattttttttattaaaaaaaaattttttttaacaccaaaaccatttgtattggggtatagccaattaacaatgttgtggtagcttcagatgaacagcaaagggcctcagccatacacatacatgtatatatccatgctcccccaaacccccctcccattcGGGCTGGcatataacattgaacagagttccagaTGCTAGGCAAtaagtctttgttggttatccattttcaaTATAGCAGGGTGTGCATGACCTTCCTAAAGTCCCTAAGTAGCCCTTCCCctcagcaaccataagtttgtcttctaaacctgtgagtctctttctgttttgtaagttcatttgtatcatttcttgttAGACTCCATATATAAAGAGTGTCctatgatatttttccttctctgtctgacttacttcactcagtatgacagtcttaGGTCCACCCacattgctgcaagtggcattatttcattctttttaacggctgagtaatatgccattgtatatctgtaccacatctttattcattccttgTCTGGTAGGGCCTGATTTTAGAGTTCTAGACATTCAGAGGCCTCTGCTGTCGTAGACCCAAGGACATTATAATGACTTGATGGCACCATAGTGCAGGCTAGCCAAGTCATCCCAGATAACACAGGAATCACTTGGCCACAAGGAGAGGGCAAGGTCAGAACGTTAACTAGGGCCTCAGCCCACAGACAGACCTCAAACATCTAGATCAAATGGCACGACCCTTTTATAAACAGAGAGATGGAAACCCGAGGGTCAGCCTTGGCCAAACCCAGCCGCTGCCTCACCAAGTCTGGGGCCAAAACCCAGGCTAAGGCTAGGGTAATACACCAGAGCTTAGCAAGGCCTGCACCCTGGTTCCGGTGCGGGCGGAGGGGGCTGGCCCTGATTTCGaaactctccttcctctcctgacACTGGCAGCAAAGTGCAGCCTCTGCAAAAGGGATGCACGCGGCAGCTGAAAGCAGCCACCTCGCAGTGAAAGGCCCTCGGAAGGTCTTGAGCTAGCCAGGCCggctccccaccccgccccataCTCCCATTCCTGCCTCCCGAgcgccccacccccatcccccagggCAGAGTCCAGACCAGGAAGGGGGCTTCAAGCAAAGCTGGTGAGCATTTAGGGGCATCTTAGAAGTGATGGGGTTGTGGCCAGCCAGCAGCTCGCATCCCACCCGCAGTCAGGCACGTTCGGGTACCCATGGGGCCTGGGGTAGGAAGATCGGGCGAATGGTCAAGGCGGGGAGCTGCCGGGGGAACTGTGGTGACCCAACAGCCGCGGGACCGCCGGCGACCCAACAGCCGCGGGATCGCGGCCCGCCGAGCACGCAGGCGCGCAAGTGCGCGCGCACGTCCGCTCGCCAGACCGACGGGCCCCCGGCCTCGCTTCTTCCCCTTCCGGACCCGCGAGGACTGGTCTGCGCCGTGCCTGGATCGCCCCCTGCAGGGCGCGGGCTGAGCTGCAGCCTGGCCCTGCCCCCCGGAACGCCCTCCGCAGACCCCTCCCGGCCGAGACCCGGGGCTGAGACCTGGGGCCTGGCTTCTGCCCTGGCGCCCGTGGTCGGCGGCGCTTGCTTGGCGGCGCCCCTCGCCCGTCCCCGGCGCGCGCCAGCCCCGCCGAGGTTTCGATGGCTGCGAAGCAAGGCGGGCACCAAGCCcgacgccccgccccgccccggcgccgccccgcccgccgggccctccctcccctccgcctgcgccaccgccgccgccgccgccgccgccgccactgcCGCCGGGGGCGCGGGGGCTGCGGTGGGCGCAGCTCCGGCGCGGCGCGGACTGGAGGTGAGGGGGCCGCGCTAGGTCCCCAAGCCGAGGGGGGGACCGGGCCGCCCCCGCCGCGCCCGCCCGCCCTCCCGGGATGCGGCGCTGAGGCCCAGCATGGCAGGCCCGGGTCCCACCTTCCCGCTGCATCGGCTCGTCTGGGCGAACCGGCACCGAGAACTGGAGGCCGCGCTGCACAGCCGCCAGGTGAGGAGGCCCACCAGGTCCCTGGGCCGTCCTCCtggccacccccctcccccaaatctgTGGTCTCCATCCCGGAGGCCGCCCGCCCGGCTCCCTCTCCCCGAAGGTCCAGAAGTCCAGGTCACCTGCCCCTCGAGCTTGGGCTTCTGGCCTCGGGACTCCCAGCGCTGGGCCTGGCCCTACCGATCTCCCCACTTCGCACTGCATCCAGCCTCCGAACTCGCGCTGCACCACCCCTGAGCCCAGGCTGAGAAAAGCAGCTTGGTCCTGGTCCTCAGGCCAGCCCTGACTCTTGACGTCAGCGGCTGCATCTCTACCTGACCAGACGCCCCCCTCCACCGGGCCCCCAGCTCTGACCCTGGCAGAGAGCAGTAGAGGTGGGCAAGCCCTTCCCACCTGCCCCCCTCTCTTCCCTTGCCAGGACGCTCAGGCCACCGGTGCCATTTCCACCGCCTGTCTGCAGTGACTCCCGCCCCTGTTCATCCCCTCCTTGCCCCGGCCTCTTCTTACTTGCCCTGCTGTGTCCCATCTCCCCCAGCATGACATTGAACAGGAAGACCCCCGGGGGCGCACCCCGCTGGAGCTGGCCGTGTCCCTGGGGAACCTGGAGTCCGTGAGAGTCCTCCTTCGACACAATGCCAACGTGGGCAAAGAGAGCTGTCAGGGCTGGGCAGGTACTGCAGAGGCAAAGAGGGGCTTCCTTGAGACTGGCAGCAGGGGGTGGTGTGGGGGAGTGAGTGGCCCAGCCTGGGGCCATCTAGGGAATGCCCCTCAGCCGCCGGTGCCCCCAGTCCTGCAGGAGGCCGTCAGCACTGGGGACCCTGAGATGGTGCAGCTGGTGCTCCAGTATCGGGACTACCAGAGGGCCACGCAGAGGCTGGCCGGCATTCCGGAACTGCTCAACAAACTCCGCCAGGTGCAGCAGGGCACGGAGGTGTGGCCCGTGTGGGGAGCGTGGGGCGCCACGGAGGGGGCCATGACAGACTCTATGGGGTCACCCCTCCAGATTCAGCTGTGGAAGGACACCCAGCCTGTGCAGCATGCTTTTCTGATCCTATCAGTGGGGTCCCTCCCTCTGGACCCCAGCCCAGGGTCAGGCAGGAAAGAGGGGCATCTGGCCCCGTGGATGAGAGCGGGCCCTTTGGAAGGAAAGCCTTTGCCAACACAGAAGGTCCTCTATGATGTGTCATCTCGATGTGTCTCTGTGGTCCAActcacccccaaccccagccaAACCCTGCCCAGGAAAGGGTGAGCCTAAATAGGTCTGTGAGTCCTCAGGCTATAACCATCTGCAGGCCAAGGGACCAGGCTCAACCCCACCACTAGCCTGCTGATATGCCAGAAATCTCAACAGAGCTTTAGGGGGTGGGTCTCCTGGTTCTTGCACATTTCCTGGAAGGAGGATTTCATCCAACGTAGCAGATGTGGCCTGGACCCCCGTCCTCCCTTCCCAAAGCACACGACGGGCGGGGCAAGGGGTGCCCAGCTGGGAGAGTTCACTGCCTTGTGTCCTGCACCCCAGGGGTTAGACCCAGAGGGGTCACTGTGCCCCCTTTTCAGATGAAGACTCTGGGACCCAGGGGGGGCAGAAGCGCCCTCAGGCCCCCCAGCAGGTAAATGGTGGGCTTGAGCCTGGCCCCCAGGCCTGCAGATGCTGATAGCCTGAGGACCTGTTTAGGCCGCACGTGGCCCACCCTTTGCTCGGCAGGgtttggctggggtggggggtgagctgGACCACAGAGACACATCGAGACCCACCAAGGGGCTGGGTGCCCCGTGGGGCTGGCCCCCTGCTGCAGGCAGGGAGGGCCCTGAGCGGCACTCTGGTCTCTCTCAGGCCCCCGACTTCTACGTGGAGATGAAGTGGGAGTTCAGCAGCTGGGGTGAGTGGGGACCTACCACTTGGCTCCCGGGGGCCCGGGATGGGGCCTTGGGGAAAGAGCGCCGGTGACCTCCGTGACCCCCCACCGCCCGCAGTGCCCCTGGTGTCCAAGATGTGCCCGAGCGACGTGTACCGCGTCTGGAAGCGGGGTGAGAGCCTGCGGGTGGACACCAGCCTCCTGGGCTTCGAGCACATGACTTGGCAGCGTGGCCGGAGGAGCTTCATCTTCAAGGGCCAGGGTGAGCTCGGGGGGCCGGCCTGCGGCAGCCCAGGACCCCCAGCTTTCCTGTGAGGACGGTGCCATCTAatggaggtggggcggggggaccCGGAGCCTGAGGCCACACCCGGCAGCAGCGGGCGGCTGAGGGGTCCCGGGGTGGGGGTCCCTGCGGCCGCCATCTGAACCTCACCCTGATCGGTCACCCTCACACCCCCATGCCGGCACGCAGAGGCCGGAGCCTTGGTGATGGAGGTCGACCACGACCGGCAGCTGGTGCACATGGAGACGCTGGGGCTCACGCTGCGTGAGCCCGAAGCGCTGCTGGCCGCCATGCGGCCCAGTGAGGAGCACGTGGCCAGTCGCCTCACCTCTCCCATCGTCTCCACCCACCTGGACACTCGCAACGTGGCCTTCGAGAGGTCAGTTGGGGCCTGGCCATGCCGCGGGCAGGGCTCTGGTTCAGGCCTCTGGGAGCCTAAGCCGCCGGCAGAGGCCGCTCGGATGGGGCAGGGGGCGGTCACGCAGGCCCAGTGACTCCTGGACCACCTGCCAGTCTCAGACTTGTGACACCTTCAAGCCCCTGCACTCCTGTCTGTACTGGCAGCTGTCTCCCGGGGAGGAGGCTAGGTCAGGGTGTCCCCAGTTTCCTGACTTCTGACCTCACATGCTTTCCCATAAGACAAGGATTAGGGCTGTGGCCTGTTTGCACCAGAGCTGGCTTCTCAGGGGTGCAGGTGTGCCTAGGCCAGAGTCCTTTGTGGGTGGGCCAGGATCCTATCCCTGCAACAACACATACCCCAGTTCCAAAGCAGACTtcagaaacactttaaaaaaaagaaaaaaacagctctCTTGAGATAATAATTTTGTATACCATACACTTTAcctgttttaagtgtacaattcattgGTCTCTAGTATATTCACAGGTGTGTACCACATCcaactttagaacatttttgtcaccTCAAAAAAGAAACCTTGTCCCCTTTCATCGACTCCCATCCCCTCTTCCCCGCCCCcagctaatctactttctgtctccataaaTTTCGCTGTTCTGGATTTTCATATGAATAGAATAATACAATATGTGCATTCTTTTGTCACTGGCCTCTTTGGCATAGCATAGTGGTGTCACGGTTCATCCAAGTTGTAGCATGTAatgacttcattccttttcatggccagATCCATTGTATGAATaccccacattttgtttattcatttgtccgTTGATGGACCTAAGGAttatttccaccttttgactGTCGACTATTAGACTATGAATAACACTGCCCTAAACGTgagtgtacaagtttttgtgtggacgtatgttttgatttctcttgggtatttacctaggagtggaattgctaggtcatgtgCTGATTAAACACAGGTGTTTAATTGTTTGAAGAGCTGCCAGAGTGTTCATTGAAGGGGCTGtggcattttacattcccatcagcagtataTGAGGGTTTcagttcctccacatcctcaccaacacttaccactcatttatttatttattttggggttaTCACCATCCTggtgggtatgaagtggtattcattgtggttttgatttacatttccttcaTGACTGATGATACTGAGcaagttttcatgtgtttgttggccattttgtatcttctttggagaagtgtccaTTCAGATCCTTTGCTCATTTCACAAATCAggttatctttttattactgagttatAAGAGTTCTTCATGTATTCTGGATATAAACCCCTTATCATGTACgtgatttgcaaacatttcctcccattctgtgggttgcctttttcactttcttgatggtgaactttgaagcacaaaagtttttaattttcatgaagtccagtttatctatttttccttttgttgcttgTACTTTTAGTTTTATATCTAACAATACTTTGTTGTCAAATCCAAAGTCGTGAAGATTTTCCCTTATGTTTTGTTCTGAAAGTTTTCTGGTTTTAGCTCTCACATTTAgctctttgatttattttgaattaatatttgtatatggtGAGAGGTGAGGGTTTGGCTTCATTTTTTTTGTATGTGACTATCCACTTCTCCCAGCTCTATTTGTTCAAAAGACTATTAATTCCCATTAAATGGTCTTGGCACCTTTGTGGAAAAATCAGTTGACCAGAGACAAATGGCTTTATTTCTATATTTGCAGTTCTATTCCACAGATCTGTATGACtctctttatgccagtaccacactatcTTATTAATCACACATTGTTTTGTAGTAAGTTTTTGAACATATGAGTCTTctgactttgttcttctttctcaggatgatTTTAGGTATTCTGGGTGGGTCCCTTGCAATTTCACATGAATTCCAGATTCAGTTTATCTGTTTCTACAAAGAAGTCAGGTAGGATAGTGTTTGTGTTGAATCTGTAAAGCAGTTTGAAGAATAGTACCATTTTAATAATGTTAAGACTTCTGCCATGAACATaggttattttcccattttagatctttaatttttttcagtgatgttttgtagttttcagtgttttGCGCTTAGAGTAAATATATTCTaactaatttattctttttgatgctactatagattattttcttaattacatTTCAAATTGGTCATTGCAAATCTATAAAAACATAATGGAGTTTTGTATACTGATcttatatcctgcaaccttgtCAGACTCATTTTTTAGTTCTAAAGGGTTTTTAGTGGATTCCTCATGATTTTTTATATGTAAGATCATGTCATTTGTTAATAGTTTTACTACTTCCTTTCCAATCCgaatcccttttatttctttttcttgtctaattgcttTGTCTGGAACTACCAGTAGAATGTTGAATGGGAGTGGCAAGAGCAGACATCTTTATCTTGTTTCTGACCTTAGGGGCAAAGTTCAGCCTTTCATCATTTagtatgatgttagttgtagGCTTccctttatcaggttgaggaagttcccttctgttcctagtttgttgagtgtttttctCATGAAGGGGTttgagttttgtcaaatgctttttctgtgtctatcgATATGACcgtatgactttttatttttattctgttgatatgtgttgttgttcagtcactcagccgtgtcccactctttgtgacttcgtGTATTggaacacaccaggctttcctgcccttcactgtctccagagtttgctcacactcatgtccattgagtcaatgatgccatccaaccatctcatcctctgtcgccccctactcctcctgccctcaatctgatGTTGAACCAGTCCTGTATCTCTGGGATAAATTTAGCTTtgtcatggtgtataattcttttcatatattGCTAGATTTGGTTGGCTAGTATTTTGTGTCCATATTCATAAGAGACaatgttttatagattttttgtacCATCTTTGTCTGACTTTAGTATCTGGGCAATGCCTCAGAATAAGTTAGGCAGTGTCACCTCCTAGTCTATTTTTTGCAAGAGTTTCTGAATAATTggtgttaatttttctttaaaagtgtgGTGGGATTCTTTGGTGAAACTGTCTGGGCTGGTCTTTACTCTGTGGgtagtttttttgtttatttttatttttactacttcAATCCCTTTTCTCATTACAAATTTATTAGATTGTTTATTTCTTGAGTTAGTATTGGTAGTTtaggtctgaaagtgaaagtgaagtcgctcagtcgtgtccgaccctttgggaccccatgagctgtagactgccaggcccctccacccatgggatttttccaggcaacgatactggagtggtttgccatttccttctccaggggatcttcccgacccagggatcaaatccaggtctcccacattgcaggcagactttaccatctgagccaccgggaaagctcTAGGTGTCTCTAggatttgttcatttcatctaaATTATCTAATTTGTTGGGGTACAGTTGTTCaacatattgttttatttataatcctttttatttctgtaatatcAGTGGTAATGccctctctttcatttctgattctggTAATTGGAGTCATCTCTCTTTTCCTGTCAATTCCATTGATCTTTtcagagaaccagcttttggttgaatcagttttctctattgttttcctatccttcatttcattaattttcactctgatatttattatttccttccttctgcttgctgtgggtttagTTTGCTATTTTGCCAGTGTCGTCTTATGGAAGATTAGATTACAGCTATACATTTCCCTGTGAGCATTGCTTAAATTGTGTCCCACAAGTTTGGATATGTTGTATATTCATTTCCATTCATCTCAaaaagtattttctgattttactttTGATTCATCGTTTGATCTGTTGGTCATTTAGGAGTGAGTTACTTTTCACCTATTCATGAGttcccaattttttttctgtttttaattctaatttcattcattcGTGACTGGAGAACATCAGTCCGTCAGTTCAGTTCTCAGTTGGGTCCTACtgtttgcgtccccatggacgccaggcttccttgtccatccccaactcctggagttggagaACATACTTTGTGTAATTGCCTTCCTTTCAGTTTTGTTGTGGTTTCTTTTATGGCCAAGCATATAGTCTGTCCTGAAGGATgtgtattctgttgttgttggGTGGAATGTTCTAAGGACATCTATTAAGTCTAGTTTATAGCGTGTTCAagtcttttgtttccttgttgatcTGCCTactccttctttcccttcttgAAGGTGGGGTTATAAAGTCTTCAACTATTATTgagtcagacattttttttttttttattgtggaaaatttAAAGCACATAGACTAGTATAATGTATTCATCACTCAAACTTTAACATGTATcaacattttgctatttttttttttttttttttttgggctgtgctgagcagcatgcgagatcttagttccttgaccagggatcgaacccatgccccctgcagtggaagcactgagtcctaaccactggaccaccagggaattcccaacattTTGCCAATCTTGTTGAATCTACTCTTccacacttttttccttttttcttttcctttattttaaagcaCGTCCCAGATGCCGTATCATTTCAACAGTACATGCATCTGTATGTGACTGTAACAGATAAGGATGTTTTTAAACTGAGCCCTAACACTGTTAGCAAAAATGAACAATTCCCCAGTACTTCCTAGTCCTCAATGCTCTGTTCATTTGTCCGAGCTGCCCAGGCAGCCTCTTCAAGGTTCCTGTGTATTTCACAGCGGGAAGGCTAGTTGGAGGGGGTCTTTGGAAGGGACAACTTTGGCCAGAGTTGGGGGGTGTGAGTCCTCATGAGCTCCTGTTTGGTCTGTTTCAGGAACAAATGTGGTATCTGGGGCTGGCGGTCTGAGAAGATGGAAACCGTTAGCGGCTACGAGGCCAAGGCAGGAGAGCCTAGTGGTGGGGGCTGGGGTAGGAGACGAGGCCCAGGAACTCGGCCCCTTCTCTGCATCCACCCCGTGTGGAGGGAGAGACTGAGCAGTCCACGGGCTCCAGAAGCCCCGTGTGGCCCCTGCTGAGCCCACAGGGGTCACCCACAGCACAGACCCCCACCCGGATCACCAAGATGAAGCGAGGAGCGTTTCCCCTCGGTAGTGACTCCCTGGGGTTCAGACCCCTCCGCCTCCACTGCGGGGAGCGAGATCTCACCTGTCCCTGGGGACAGTAGGCCTTGGGTCCTGTGCTAGTGAGGCCGAGTGTGGGGAACAGGCTCTGAGCCCCCAGCTCCCCGTGTGTCCCCCCTGCTCCCCAGGTGTACAGCGCCACCAACGTGGAGCTGGTGACACGCACACGCACGGAGCACCTCTCTGATCAGGACAAGGCGAGGATCAAAGGTAAACCCAGGTGCGCCTGCCTGCTGCCCAGTCACACCGTATGGGTGGGTCACCCATGTGGGGGTCAGGGCCAGAGTGTCTGGGCCAAGCTGGGAGGTGCCCCCATTCCCATCTACTCTGCCTCCCACTACCCGGGAGGCTCCCAGGGTGGAAGGTGGGTGTGGGCAGTCTGGGGGCAGTGGCCCCAGGTCCCTGATGGGCTCCACCCCTTCTCCTTAGGGGGGAAGACTCCATTCCAGTCCTTCCTTGGCATGGCCCAGCAGCACTCCTCCCACAATGGGGTGAGCCAGGACTGGGGGGGCGGGTGCTGGGGGCCGGCTGGCAGGGGCCACTGGGCAGGGCCAGGCCAGCACCCCCGGAGCGCTGAGCCTAGTCCTGGGGCCCACGCAGGCTCCTGTGCAGCAAGCAGCCAGCCCCACAAACCCCACAGCCATTTCCCCCGATGAATACTTTGACCCCAACTTCAGCCTGGAGTCGAGGAACATCGGCCGCCCCATTGAGATGTCCAGCAAAGTACAGAGGTGAGGTCTGGGGGCTGGTTGCAGGCTTCCCTCTGTGCCCCAAGCAGTTGTAGATTCCAGTCACACCCGGGGCCCCCTGGAGTTGGGGGGACCACTCACCCAGCCAGCTGCCTTCTAGATTATTCCCTGGGGATAGGGGCCTGGTCTGCTTTGGCTGCTGTGGTCCTCAGCACCCAGCTTGGGGCTTTGCTTAGAGTCCTGATCGCTCTtcctggtgaatgaatgaatggatggctTTCTGTTCAACTGAATGAGTACCTGCTAGGGGCCAGCTTGTGGCAGAGGGGAAGGGCACAGGGCTGTCACACCTCCTGGCTTTGGGGCCTGAGGAATCATCTTCCCCTCTGAGAGTCTAGACCCCCCCTCAGTAAAATGAGAACAGTCGCATCTGACCATCCGCTCACAAGATGCCGGGAGGCCCCGATGAGCTGTGAGGTCTAGCACTTCCCATGAGCCTGGCACTCTCCCGGAACTTCACGTGGGCTCCTTCAGCCAGGGGCTGGGATGTGACTCTAGTCGTACAGTcctaaactgtgtgtgtgtgtcggggtgggggtgctggACCCCAGAGGAAGCGATGTGCGAGCTGCTGGCTGTGGGCTGAAGAGGAGGATGGGCCAGACtgagcctggggcctggggacaGCCCAAGCTGTAGGGCCGGAAGGACATAAGCTCCCAGGGGAATCAGGCAGGGGCCGCTGAGCAGAGAAGGGGGCCCCCCAGGCTAGGTGGAGAGCATACGTAGAGGCAGAGTAGGTGGGCCTCAGCAGAGGGGCCACCAGAGCTTCCTCGACCCACATCCTGCGGCTGGCCGGGCAGGTTCAAGGCGACACTGTGGCTGAGCGAGGAGCATCCGCTGTCCCTGGGGGACCAGGTAACGCCCATCATCGACCTGATGGCCATCAGCAACGCTCACTTTGCCAAGCTGCGTGACTTCATCACCCTGCGCCTTCCACCCGGCTTCCCGGTCAAGATTGGTGagagggtgggtgggggcagcaggagggtcccaggcagcccccaccccccgggAGTGGCGTCAGGGCTGGCTCAGGCAGCCCGTCTCCTCACAGAGATCCCCCTCTTCCACGTGCTCAACGCCCGTATCACCTTCAGCAACCTGTGTGGCTGCGATGAGCCCTTGAGCTCGGTGTGGGTGCCGGCGCCCGGCTCTGCTGTTGCAGCTTCAGGTACCGCTGTGGGCAGGCGTGGGGCCATGAGGTTCACCCGCCTCTGTGTGCCGGGGAGGGGGGCTGAGCACGACCCCTCTGCTGTGCCCAGGGAGCCCCTTCCCCTGTGAGGTGGACCCTGCCGTGTTCGAGGTGCCCGAGGGGTACAGCGTGCTGGGTGCAGAGCGCAGCGAGCCCCTGCGTGACGAGGATGATGACCTGCTGCAGTTTGCCATCCAGCAGAGCCTGCTGGAGGCGGGCACGGAGGCGGAGCAGGTGGGCTGCAGGCCGGGGCCGGGCCCTGGGCATGGGCCGGGGTGGCAGAGGTGACAGCTTAGGGCTCTGGCTGCTGCAGGTGACTGTCTGGGAAGCCCTGACCAACACCCGGCCTGGCGTCCACCATGCCCAGGCCGCGGCCTACGAGGAGCAGCTTCAGCTGGAGCGGTGAGCTCGCTGGGACCTCCCAGGGCCAGgtctcagccctgccctgcctcGCGGGTCCTGCCAGCCCTGGGGGCTCTTGGCCAGTGGGGGGTAGGGAGCAGGGAGGTGCTGGCCGCAGGATCCCACACCCTCTTGGAGGCCACGCTCCATCTTCAGGGCTGCCCAGCAGGGAGGGTGGCAGGCATGAAGCCTGAGGAGACAGGACCCTGCCTTATCTCTTCTCTCGGGTCTTCCGGTCCCAGCCTCTCTGCCCTTATCTGCACCCTCCACAGCCGTGGCCCagccctctgtcccctccccagcCTTAGCGCTCACGGGTCTGCTCTCCCCTCTCATGCCTGGCCTGGAAGGGCCCTCCAGGAAAGCCTGCGGATGTCCACAGAGCCCGGGGGTCCGGGCTCCTTGCACGGGGCGCCCCCATCCCCGGCCCCCCCCAGCTTCGAGGAGCAGCTTCGCCTGGCCCTGGAGCTGTCCTCGCGGGAGCAGGAGGAGCGGGAGCGCCGGgggcagcaggaggaggaagACCTACAGCGGATCCTGCAGCTCTCGCTCACCGAGCACTGAGCCCCGCCCTCGGGAGGGTGTCCTGGCTGCTCACCCACCcacttttgtaatttatttatttataaagactCAGCTGCTGGGCTCAGGGGCCTGGAGCCCTAGATGGGGGGAGCTGGCCTTGAGaccaagaaggaaataaagagaccCCAGCAGCAGGCTTGCTCTGCTCagtgtggggtggggctgggggggctggggcggggggtgtaCCAAGGCAAGACACTGTGGGTAATGGCCTTGGGGcttggatttgaatcctgacCGTTGTCCCCTTGGCCTGTTTCCTCAGCTTTAAATGAGACCCCCTCCAACACTCAGGGCTGCTGGGAGGGTAAGATGAGCCGACAGGTGTCAAGTGCTCTCACTGGGTAGGAGCTCCATGAACATCAGTTCCCCTGAGGCCCATCGCACCTTCTGGAGACCCTGAATTCGGGAAGGGCAGAGGCTGGTTCTCCAGGTGGCTCGGAGGCGGTGCCCCCGCAGACCAGACCTGGGTTCCTGCCCCTACCTACCTGGCAGGTTCGACTGCAGTGACATTAGACAAGGAGCAGCTTCAGCTGGAGCGGTGAGCTCGCTGAAGTCACTTCTCTCTGCCGCGGCCCTGAACCTGCTCAGCCCCGCCCAGCTTACCTCCAAGGTGGCCCCGAGGACCCCTTGTGAGCCTGTGGGTttgttctaaa includes the following:
- the ANKRD13D gene encoding ankyrin repeat domain-containing protein 13D isoform X1, producing the protein MAGPGPTFPLHRLVWANRHRELEAALHSRQHDIEQEDPRGRTPLELAVSLGNLESVRVLLRHNANVGKESCQGWAVLQEAVSTGDPEMVQLVLQYRDYQRATQRLAGIPELLNKLRQVQQGTEAPDFYVEMKWEFSSWVPLVSKMCPSDVYRVWKRGESLRVDTSLLGFEHMTWQRGRRSFIFKGQEAGALVMEVDHDRQLVHMETLGLTLREPEALLAAMRPSEEHVASRLTSPIVSTHLDTRNVAFERNKCGIWGWRSEKMETVSGYEAKVYSATNVELVTRTRTEHLSDQDKARIKGGKTPFQSFLGMAQQHSSHNGAPVQQAASPTNPTAISPDEYFDPNFSLESRNIGRPIEMSSKVQRFKATLWLSEEHPLSLGDQVTPIIDLMAISNAHFAKLRDFITLRLPPGFPVKIEIPLFHVLNARITFSNLCGCDEPLSSVWVPAPGSAVAASGSPFPCEVDPAVFEVPEGYSVLGAERSEPLRDEDDDLLQFAIQQSLLEAGTEAEQVTVWEALTNTRPGVHHAQAAAYEEQLQLERALQESLRMSTEPGGPGSLHGAPPSPAPPSFEEQLRLALELSSREQEERERRGQQEEEDLQRILQLSLTEH
- the ANKRD13D gene encoding ankyrin repeat domain-containing protein 13D isoform X2 translates to MAGPGPTFPLHRLVWANRHRELEAALHSRQHDIEQEDPRGRTPLELAVSLGNLESVRVLLRHNANVGKESCQGWAVLQEAVSTGDPEMVQLVLQYRDYQRATQRLAGIPELLNKLRQAPDFYVEMKWEFSSWVPLVSKMCPSDVYRVWKRGESLRVDTSLLGFEHMTWQRGRRSFIFKGQEAGALVMEVDHDRQLVHMETLGLTLREPEALLAAMRPSEEHVASRLTSPIVSTHLDTRNVAFERNKCGIWGWRSEKMETVSGYEAKVYSATNVELVTRTRTEHLSDQDKARIKGGKTPFQSFLGMAQQHSSHNGAPVQQAASPTNPTAISPDEYFDPNFSLESRNIGRPIEMSSKVQRFKATLWLSEEHPLSLGDQVTPIIDLMAISNAHFAKLRDFITLRLPPGFPVKIEIPLFHVLNARITFSNLCGCDEPLSSVWVPAPGSAVAASGSPFPCEVDPAVFEVPEGYSVLGAERSEPLRDEDDDLLQFAIQQSLLEAGTEAEQVTVWEALTNTRPGVHHAQAAAYEEQLQLERALQESLRMSTEPGGPGSLHGAPPSPAPPSFEEQLRLALELSSREQEERERRGQQEEEDLQRILQLSLTEH